One Microlunatus soli genomic window carries:
- a CDS encoding NAD(P)H-hydrate epimerase, which translates to MQTAYPVHDIRRLEEAAIAADPRHDLMQAAAGALAAVVAGELVERRGAVYGARVLLLIGGGNNGGDALFAGALLARRGVAVRALPVLGTPHPAGLAALRRAGGRILEPLAVDEQAETVPQGCDLAVDGVLGIGGRPGLPDRVAAVLDRLNDLRVPIVAVDLPSGVDADTGAVPGAAVTAAVTVSFGAAKPCQLIEPARSRCGRVVDVDLGFGHDDRLTRISALDEDDLARDWPYPGVTSSKYTRGVVGIDAGSDSYPGAGILAAHGAVYAGAGMVRFHGAEESRRVLTGALPNIVYGDGRVQAMLYGSGWGDRPDGADVIAHGLETGLPAVVDADGLQRLPAGGLSPEWLITPHAGELARLLGCDRGEVESDPVGAAHRGADRTHATVLLKGATQVVARPGRRSVLIAVPGPAWTAQAGSGDVLAGICATLLAAGVPAARAGALGASLQAVTAAEFPGPVPPHRLAEHAATVLGRLGQRAAGAADREGSRS; encoded by the coding sequence ATGCAGACGGCCTATCCGGTGCACGACATCCGACGCCTGGAAGAGGCGGCGATCGCCGCCGACCCGCGGCACGATCTGATGCAGGCCGCCGCCGGCGCGCTCGCCGCCGTCGTCGCCGGCGAACTCGTCGAACGCCGCGGAGCTGTCTACGGTGCCAGGGTCCTGCTGCTGATCGGCGGCGGCAACAACGGCGGCGACGCGCTCTTCGCCGGGGCGCTGCTGGCACGACGAGGGGTCGCGGTCCGTGCGCTGCCGGTGCTCGGTACGCCGCATCCGGCGGGACTCGCGGCATTGCGCCGGGCCGGTGGCCGGATCCTCGAACCCTTGGCGGTGGACGAGCAGGCCGAGACCGTCCCACAGGGCTGCGATCTCGCCGTCGACGGCGTCCTCGGCATTGGCGGGCGGCCCGGGCTTCCCGATCGGGTCGCCGCCGTGCTGGACCGGCTGAACGACCTGCGGGTGCCGATCGTCGCGGTCGATCTACCGTCCGGGGTCGACGCCGACACCGGTGCCGTTCCCGGCGCCGCGGTGACGGCCGCAGTCACGGTCAGCTTCGGCGCCGCCAAACCCTGCCAGCTGATCGAGCCGGCGCGCAGCCGGTGCGGTCGGGTCGTCGATGTCGATCTTGGTTTCGGCCATGACGATCGGCTGACCCGGATCAGCGCGCTGGACGAAGATGATCTTGCGCGGGATTGGCCCTACCCGGGCGTGACCAGCAGCAAGTACACCCGTGGTGTGGTCGGTATCGACGCCGGTTCGGACAGCTATCCCGGCGCGGGCATCCTGGCCGCCCACGGCGCGGTGTATGCCGGCGCCGGGATGGTGCGCTTCCACGGAGCCGAGGAATCCCGACGGGTGCTGACCGGCGCGCTGCCCAACATCGTCTACGGCGACGGCCGGGTGCAGGCGATGCTGTACGGCTCCGGCTGGGGTGATCGGCCCGACGGCGCCGACGTGATCGCGCACGGCTTGGAGACCGGCCTGCCTGCCGTGGTGGACGCCGACGGCCTGCAACGGTTGCCGGCCGGCGGACTCTCCCCGGAGTGGTTGATCACGCCGCATGCCGGTGAGCTGGCCCGACTGCTCGGCTGCGACCGGGGCGAGGTCGAGAGCGACCCGGTCGGCGCCGCACATCGTGGCGCGGACCGGACCCATGCCACCGTGCTGCTCAAGGGCGCGACCCAGGTCGTCGCCCGCCCGGGACGGCGCTCGGTGCTGATCGCCGTACCGGGGCCGGCGTGGACCGCGCAGGCAGGGTCGGGTGATGTGTTGGCCGGTATCTGCGCGACTCTGTTGGCGGCCGGTGTCCCGGCAGCCCGGGCAGGAGCGCTCGGCGCGTCACTGCAGGCGGTGACCGCCGCGGAGTTCCCCGGACCGGTGCCGCCGCATCGGCTGGCCGAACACGCGGCCACTGTCCTCGGACGACTCGGACAACGGGCCGCCGGCGCGGCCGATCGGGAAGGAAGCCGATCATGA